The nucleotide sequence CAGCCGGCATGGGCGTCGTGGCTGACATTGGCCGGCGGCGGCGGGCCGGTGTCGATGATCAGCGTGGTCTGGCCGGCATCGAGACGCTGGAAGCCGGTATGCGGCATGTTCGCCATCGGCGCGCCATGGGTGTCGTCATAGGCGAGCAGGGTGGCGAGCTGGTCCGAAGGCGTCGCGCTCATGCCGTTGAATAGCGCGAAATTGCCGTCGCCGTGGCGGAAGAAGCGCAGCATCGGCATCATGCGGTCGATCGCGTTGAGCAGCGCCGGCGGAGGCGCGATGTTGCGCGCGGCAAAGGTCTGCCGCAGCGGCAATAGGTCGATCAGCAGTTCGATCAGCGCGCCGGGATTGCGGGAGACATGCCCGCCGTCGGGCAGGATCTGCCGCTGCAACTCCTCGGAGAGCTTTCGCGAGGCGCTGCGGATGTGACGCGCCTGGTTGGCAAGGCAGAGTGCCGTGTAGCATAGCGCGATCAGGACCTGGAGCTTCGGCACCCCGTCCGGAATGTTGACCATGGTGTAGCGGAGAAAACGGATCTCGCGCGCCAGCGCCCGCAAATAGCGGCGGTAGAACTTGTTGTCGGTGTCGTTGAGCACCAGCGGCGCCTGCGACAGCAGCGAGATCACGCGCCGCGCCAGCACGTCGGCGCGGCGAGCGACCGGACGTTTGTTGGCCGGGTTGGAGATCCAATCCTCGACCAGCGCGCGCGCATTCGCCCGCGTCAGTGCGGTGTCGGCGGCGCGCAGGTGGCGCAGCCAGCCGAAGCCGAGCAGGGCGACTTCCCAGTCCTCCGAAGGCGGCTCGAGGTCGAAGATCGAGCGGCCATGGCAGTTAACGATCTTGCCGGCGAAGACGAAGCGGCCAGCATAGATCTCGGCGGCGCGGGTCGCGTCCGCCGTGCGCAGATCGTGGGGCGCGATGATCAGCCGGTCGGTGCGGCCCGGCCAGACCCGCGACAAGGCGACCGAGCCACCACTCGCGCGCGCAAGCATGTTCCGCGCGAAGCGGTTCATGACCAGCGTCGAGATACGTCTGCGTTGAGCGACCGACACGCCTTGCCTTGAAGGGGGAGAGGATTCCGACGAATCCTTTTAATCCCAAAATCGGACGCCTTGCACCACCTTGAAAGGGCGCGAATCAGCGTCGCGATCGCGAAATCCGGTGCAAAATCAGGATTTAACGAGCCGGGCGGCGAAAAATCCGTCAAGCCCGCCGAGCCTCGGGTCGGCGTGCGGCAGGTGGCTGGGCAGGGTGCGCAGGTCGCCCTCGGGCGTGAGGATCTCGCTGAGGCCGGCGACCTCGGACGCCGCGATCGGCACGCGCCGGAGCGCAGACTCCGAGTCCAACAGCGTGGCGATGGCGTGCTCGCCCTCTTCGGGTTCCAGCGAACAGGTGCAATAGACCAGCATTCCACCCGGCCTCAGCAGCGAGACCGATTTGCGCAGCAGCCGTTGCTGGATCGCGGTGAGCGGCGCGATGTCCGTCTCCTGCCGGAGCCACGCCACGTCGGGGTGGCGGCGGATCGTCCCGGTCGAGGTGCAGGGGGCATCGATCAGGATGCCGTCAAAGCCGTCCGCTGGACCGGCCCATTCCACGGCGTCAGCGACGACAGTTTCGGCCTGAAGCGACAGCCGCGCCAGGTTTTCACGCAAGCGCGCCACCCGGGCGGGCGAGCGGTCGATCGCCGTGACCTGCGCGCCGGCCTGCACCAGTTGCGCGGTCTTGCCGCCGGGGGCGGCGCAGAGATCCGCAATGGATTTGCCGGCGATATCGCCGAACAATCGGGCCGGCAGCGCGGCGGCTGCGTCCTGCACCCACCATTGGCCCTCGGCGAAGCCGGGCAGCATCATTACCGAACCATGCAGCAGCGTGCGCACCGTTCCGGTCGGGAGCACCTCGCCATGCAGGCGGCTCGCCCATTGCGCAGCGTCGGACTTCACGGTCAGATCGAGCGAGGGCTCGTGGCCAAGCGCAAGCGCCATGTCGCGCGCGGTTGCCTCGCCATAATGCGCACTCCAGCGCGCGAGCAGCCAGGGCGGCAGGTCGAGCGACTGCGTGGCGACCTCGTCCACCAGCGCCTTGCCCTCGCGCGCACAGCGGCGCAGCACGGCGTTGACGAGTCCGGCATAGCGCGCCGCGCGACGGTCGGATTGCACCAGCCGCACCGAGAGGTCGACCGCGGCGTGATCGGGAACGTCCATCCAGAGGATCTGCGCGGCGCCGATCAGAAGCGCGCTCTGTGCGCGGGGTGCGTCGGCCGGAATGCCCTTGTCGAGCAGGCGTGAGAGCACATGGCCGAGCGTGCCGAGCCGGCGCAAGATCGTCGCGACCAGCCGTCGCATCAGCGCGCGATCGCGATCAGCGAGCGTCTTCAGTCCGGGATGAGCGCCGGCGCCGTCGAGCTGGTCGTCGAGCGTACGGTGCTTGTGCAGCACGCCGTCGAGGATGTCGGCGGCGATCCGCCGCGCCGCAAGACCGGGGACTTCAGGCGGAGGAGCGAAACGTTGAGATGGCATGCGTAGGCAAGGTTCTGAGCGAGCGGCAGTTCCGCCACGATAGGCGCATGCCTTAAGAAGCCCCATCTCTGGCATGCGAATATGCCAAATGTAAGAATCGTCCCTGGCGATTTCAGCCTTTCGAAGCCATTTCAGGAATGCGTTATTGGACGTCGCGTGCGGCGCGATACTGCGCTAGGAAGCCAGACGATGAGTGATCAGCCTTCCGTTCCCGATCGCAAGCCGTTGCCGCCGGCCGCCCAGCGCGCGCTGGCCGAAGCCGAGGCGCGCCGGCAGGCTGCGGCGGCGGCCGACAAGGCCAGGCCGAAGGAGTTGCAGGGACCGAAAGGTCCGGAGCCGACTCGCTACGGTGACTGGGAGCGCAAGGGCATCGCCTCGGACTTCTGAGGCTGTGGTTTTTCAGGTTCTCTTGCCGGCTTGGCCGACTCAGCCATAGCGTGCGCGGATGTCGCGCTTCGACCCAGGCAATTCATATCGGCCGTCATACAGTCATTCACCATTCGGCCGTCGATTCTCCGGACTGCTGCCATGGATGTTCGTTGTCGGCGTGGTGATGGTCGTCGTGCTCACGTTTCGGCACGGAACAAACTGGCCGTTGCCGCATGCAGCCGATGAGCGAGCGCAGGATGCCGAGATCATCCTGCAGCAGGCGGGCAATCCCGACATGCGCCAGTCCGTCGACGTCATCCGCACCATCGACGGCGACACCTTTCTGGCGCGCGTGCATCAGCGCGACGGGCGCGCGCTCGTCGCGCGGGTTCGCCTGCGCGGCATCGATGCGCCTGAAATGAAAGCATCCTGCCGGCAAGAGTTGGACAAGGCCGAGGCCGCCACGGACGCGCTGCGCAGCCTGCTCGGCCAGGGCGGCGTGACGATCTACAATCTTGGTCCTGACAAATACGGGCGCGTGCTCGCCGACGTCGCCACCAGGCACACCGCCAACGTCTCGGCCGCGCTGCTCGCGGGTGGCTATGCGCGCAGCTACAACGGCGGCCATCGCGACGGCTGGTGCGCGCGCGGCTGGCGCTGGTGGCAATGAAAGCCGCGTCGAAACGCGGCTCTTGCTAGTCTGCTGCGAACTTGGGCGTCAGCGCGTCACGACCACCGTCGTGCCGACCGAGACGCGGCTGTAGAGATCGGTGATGTCGTCATTGAGCATGCGGATGCAGCCATAGGAGACGAAGCCGCCGACCGAGCCCGGCACGTTGGTGCCGTGGATCGCATATTCACCGCCGGACAGCGTCATCGCCGCGACGCCCATGGGATTGCGCGGCGAGCCGCCCGGGATCACGTCGGGAAGCTGCGGCTTGTCGCGCTTCACCTCGGCGGGCGGCGACCAGGCCGGATAGCGGTACTTGCCTTCGATGTGCGTGGTGCCGGCCCACTGCTTGCCGGATTTGCCGACGCCGACCGGATAGCGCATGGCGTGGCCATCATCGAGGATGAGATAGAGCCGGCGCTCGTTGGTGCGAACCACGATAGTGCCCGGCGAATAGTCGCCTGCGTGCAGCCCCACCATCTCGGGCCGCGCTTGCGCCGCCGTCGACATCAAGAACCCTGCTCCGATGGTGGCAGCCAGCGCCACCGCAATTCTCATCGACATCAATGCTTCCCCTGCCCCGAGCGGGTCGTCCAAATCTACGCAAACCGGCAATCGCCGCCTCGCCCACATATTCTTAACCGCGCTTGTTAACCGGATGGTTTCCGCGCGCGGCCGCCGCGGGCCAGTCAGCAGGGGGAACAAAGGAAATGTTCAAAATAAAGTAAATGACTTGGAAACAACACCCGATGGGAAAGATACGGGCGCGCAGGCACACACGCTGACAAATGCGTGAGGGTCGCGGGCTACCCGGGGACGAAATGATTTGGAGATGGGAGCAATCTCGTGTCCCGGACGCGGCGCGGCACGCAAGTGACGCGACGCAGAGCCGGGACCCACGTCGCAAGAATTGACCACGATAAGATGGGCCCCGGCTCTGCAGCGCACCGCCGAAGTGGCGCTGCGCTGTGTCCGGGGCACGAGACGGCGTCTTACGCCGACTTCCTGTTCTGCCGGTTCTTGACGAGGTCGTCGACCACGGCGGGATCGGCCAGCGTCGAGGTGTCCCCCAGGCTGCCCGGCTCGTCCTCGGCGATCTTGCGCAGGATGCGGCGCATGATCTTGCCCGAGCGGGTCTTGGGCAGGCCCGGCGCGAACTGGATCTGGTCCGGCGAGGCGATCGGGCCGATCTCCTTGCGCACCCAGGTGACGAGTTCTTTCCGCAGATCCTCGGTCGGCTCGACGCCTGACATCAGGGTGACATAGGCATAGATGCCCTGGCCCTTGATGTCGTGCGGGAAGCCGACCACGGCGGCCTCCGAGACCTTCTCGTGCGCCACCAGTGCGCTCTCAACCTCGGCGGTGCCCATGCGGTGGCCGGAGACGTTGATGACGTCATCGACGCGGCCGGTGATCCAGTAATAGCCGTCGGCGTCGCGCCGGCAGCCGTCACCGGTGAAGTATTTGCCCTTGTAGGTCGAGAAATAGGTCTGCTCGAACCGAGCGTGGTCGCCGTAGACCGTGCGCATCATGCCCGGCCATGACCGGGTGAGGCAGAGATTGCCGGTGGTCTCGCCTTCCAGCACCTTGCCGTCGGCATCGACGATCTCCGGCACCACGCCGAAGAACGGCAGCGTTGCCGAGCCCGGCTTCAGCTTGGTCGCGCCCGGCAGCGGCGTGATCAAAATGCCGCCGGTCTCGGTCTGCCACCAGGTGTCGACGATCGGGCAGCGGTCGTCGCTGACAACGCGGTGATACCACTCCCAGGCTTCCGGATTGATGGGCTCGCCGACCGAGCCGAGCAGGCGAAGCGAGGCGCGCGAGGTCTTCTTCACGGGCTCGTCGCCGCCCTGCATCAGGGCGCGGATCGCGGTCGGCGCGGTGTAGAAGGTGTTGACCTTGTGCTTGTCGATGACGTTCCAGAAGCGGGAATTGTCGGGATAGTTCGGCACGCCCTCGAACATCAGCGTGGTCGCGCCGTTGCAGAGCGGTCCGTAGAGAATGTAGCTGTGGCCGGTGACCCAGCCGACGTCGGCGGTGCACCAGTAGATGTCGCCATCGTGATAGTCGAAGACGTATTGATGCGTCATCGCGGCGAACACGAGATAGCCGGCGCTGGTATGCAGGACCCCCTTGGGTTGGCCGGTCGAGCCCGACGTGTAGAGGATGAACAGCGGGTCCTCGGCGTGCATGTGCTCGGCCGGGCACTCCGTGGTCACCATCTTGGCGGCGTCGTGATACCAGAGATCGCGCGACGGACTCATCTCGACCTTGCCGCCGGTGCGCTTGACGACCACGACCCAGTCGACGCCTTCGGTCTTGGCGAGCGCCGCGTCGACATTGGCCTTGAGCGGCACCTTCTTGCCGCCGCGCAGGCCTTCGTCCGCGGTGATGATGACCTTGGATTGGCAGTCGTTGATGCGCTGGGCGAGGCTGTCCGGCGAGAAGCCCGCGAACACCACGGAGTGGATGGCGCCGATCCGCGCGCAGGCCAGCATCGCGTAGGCCGCTTCCGGGATCATCGGCAGATAGATGGTGACTCGGTCACCCTTCTTGACGTTGCGGGTGCGCAGGATGTTGGCCATCCGGCAGACCTCGTCGTGCAGCTCCTTGTAGGTGATGTGCCGGGACTGCGAGGGATCGTCGCCCTCCCAGATGATGGCGGTCTGGTTGGCACGCTTGGCGAGATGGCGGTCGATGCAGTTCCAGGCGACGTTGAGGACGCCGTCCTCGAACCATTTGATCGAGATGTTGCCAGGGGCGAACGAGGCGTTCTCGATCTTGGTGGGCGCCTTCATCCAGTCAATGCGCTTGGCCTGTTCGGCCCAGAATGTGTTCGGGTCCGAGATCGAGCGGGCGTACATCTCCTTGTACTTGGCCTGGTCGACCCAGGCTCGCTTCGTCCACTCCGCAGGTAC is from Bradyrhizobium sp. ISRA430 and encodes:
- a CDS encoding thermonuclease family protein, with the translated sequence MSRFDPGNSYRPSYSHSPFGRRFSGLLPWMFVVGVVMVVVLTFRHGTNWPLPHAADERAQDAEIILQQAGNPDMRQSVDVIRTIDGDTFLARVHQRDGRALVARVRLRGIDAPEMKASCRQELDKAEAATDALRSLLGQGGVTIYNLGPDKYGRVLADVATRHTANVSAALLAGGYARSYNGGHRDGWCARGWRWWQ
- a CDS encoding transcription antitermination factor NusB, producing MPSQRFAPPPEVPGLAARRIAADILDGVLHKHRTLDDQLDGAGAHPGLKTLADRDRALMRRLVATILRRLGTLGHVLSRLLDKGIPADAPRAQSALLIGAAQILWMDVPDHAAVDLSVRLVQSDRRAARYAGLVNAVLRRCAREGKALVDEVATQSLDLPPWLLARWSAHYGEATARDMALALGHEPSLDLTVKSDAAQWASRLHGEVLPTGTVRTLLHGSVMMLPGFAEGQWWVQDAAAALPARLFGDIAGKSIADLCAAPGGKTAQLVQAGAQVTAIDRSPARVARLRENLARLSLQAETVVADAVEWAGPADGFDGILIDAPCTSTGTIRRHPDVAWLRQETDIAPLTAIQQRLLRKSVSLLRPGGMLVYCTCSLEPEEGEHAIATLLDSESALRRVPIAASEVAGLSEILTPEGDLRTLPSHLPHADPRLGGLDGFFAARLVKS
- a CDS encoding L,D-transpeptidase gives rise to the protein MSMRIAVALAATIGAGFLMSTAAQARPEMVGLHAGDYSPGTIVVRTNERRLYLILDDGHAMRYPVGVGKSGKQWAGTTHIEGKYRYPAWSPPAEVKRDKPQLPDVIPGGSPRNPMGVAAMTLSGGEYAIHGTNVPGSVGGFVSYGCIRMLNDDITDLYSRVSVGTTVVVTR
- the acs gene encoding acetate--CoA ligase — translated: MSEKIYDVPAEWTKRAWVDQAKYKEMYARSISDPNTFWAEQAKRIDWMKAPTKIENASFAPGNISIKWFEDGVLNVAWNCIDRHLAKRANQTAIIWEGDDPSQSRHITYKELHDEVCRMANILRTRNVKKGDRVTIYLPMIPEAAYAMLACARIGAIHSVVFAGFSPDSLAQRINDCQSKVIITADEGLRGGKKVPLKANVDAALAKTEGVDWVVVVKRTGGKVEMSPSRDLWYHDAAKMVTTECPAEHMHAEDPLFILYTSGSTGQPKGVLHTSAGYLVFAAMTHQYVFDYHDGDIYWCTADVGWVTGHSYILYGPLCNGATTLMFEGVPNYPDNSRFWNVIDKHKVNTFYTAPTAIRALMQGGDEPVKKTSRASLRLLGSVGEPINPEAWEWYHRVVSDDRCPIVDTWWQTETGGILITPLPGATKLKPGSATLPFFGVVPEIVDADGKVLEGETTGNLCLTRSWPGMMRTVYGDHARFEQTYFSTYKGKYFTGDGCRRDADGYYWITGRVDDVINVSGHRMGTAEVESALVAHEKVSEAAVVGFPHDIKGQGIYAYVTLMSGVEPTEDLRKELVTWVRKEIGPIASPDQIQFAPGLPKTRSGKIMRRILRKIAEDEPGSLGDTSTLADPAVVDDLVKNRQNRKSA
- a CDS encoding DUF1674 domain-containing protein translates to MSDQPSVPDRKPLPPAAQRALAEAEARRQAAAAADKARPKELQGPKGPEPTRYGDWERKGIASDF
- a CDS encoding heparinase II/III family protein; the protein is MNRFARNMLARASGGSVALSRVWPGRTDRLIIAPHDLRTADATRAAEIYAGRFVFAGKIVNCHGRSIFDLEPPSEDWEVALLGFGWLRHLRAADTALTRANARALVEDWISNPANKRPVARRADVLARRVISLLSQAPLVLNDTDNKFYRRYLRALAREIRFLRYTMVNIPDGVPKLQVLIALCYTALCLANQARHIRSASRKLSEELQRQILPDGGHVSRNPGALIELLIDLLPLRQTFAARNIAPPPALLNAIDRMMPMLRFFRHGDGNFALFNGMSATPSDQLATLLAYDDTHGAPMANMPHTGFQRLDAGQTTLIIDTGPPPPANVSHDAHAGCLSFELSSGISRIVTNCGMPTTGRDNWRPFARGTPAHSTLTYHDTSSCQFVEMSAMKRLLRGAPVVSGPVEVESYREIVQNGTLLTTSHDGYLGKFGVIHRRVLMVANDGSRIDGEDTLSPPHGGRLRGGGADYALRFHLHPAVKASRLSDARGVMLVLPNRDVWTFEALDDRVDLEDSVFLAGNDGPRRTAQIVIRQDARQAPSIRWSFVRSTASPAATNARRNARREPELPL